ACCCAGGCGGACGGGCAAAACCTCTCTGATGGCGCGGATTCTCCAGAAAGCTTCCGAACAAGGTTATCGGACGGTTACGATCGATTTTCAGTTAGCAGAGCGAGCAATTTTTGAAGATTTGGATAAATTCTTGCGGTGGTTCTGCGCTAACGTCGGTTTGGGTTTGCAACTTCGCAATCAAATCGCGGAATATTGGGATGAGCTATTTGGCAGTCAGGTTAGTTGCAAGATGTACTTCGAGCAGTATTTGCTACCCTCAACAACTAGACCAATAGTATTAGCTTTAGACGATATCGATCGCTTATTTGCCTATCCCAACTTAGCCAGCGACTTTTTCGGCTTGTTGCGAACTTGGCACGAGGAAGCCAAAAATCGGGAAATTTGGCGCAAACTCCGGTTAATCGTCGTACATTCCACCGAAATGTATATTTCCCTGACTGCCAATAAATCGCCTTTTAACGTCGGGTTGCCGATCGAATTACCGCCATTTAATAGCGAGCAAGTGCAGGATTTAGCCAAACGGCAAGAACTGGATTGGTCGGCTGAAGACGCCGAGCAACTAACGGCTTTCGTGAACGGAAATCCTTATTTAGTAAGGGTAGCGCTTTATCATATCGGACGCGGTGAAGCCACTCTAGACCAAACGTTGCAAACCTCTTCTATTTCAGAAGGAATTTATGGCGATCGTTTACAGCGACAGCTGTGGACTCTCCAACAGGAGCCTGAATTACTAGCAGCTTTTGTTCGAGTTGTAAAGAGCAGCACGCCTGTAGCATTGGATTTAGTAGAGGCATTTAAGTTGCAAAGTATGGGATTGGTAAATTTACAAAGCAATTTAGCAACCGTAAGTTGCGAGTTGTATCGGCAGTATTTTAGCGATCGTTTTAGTAGTAGTTGATAAGATTTTTTGCGAAAGATTGTGGCTGGCGATCGATCCCAGTTCAATAAAGTTTAACTAAAAGTGCAGAAACCTTATGAGATTCATCAGGCGTCGATTGGTTGCGATTGCGATCGTAGCCTTTATCGTTATTGTTGGAGAGATCGCGTTGGGGAAGACCCTTGCCAAAAATCAACAGCTAAATCCATCGCTTATAGAAATAACCGAAGCCTTTAAAAATATTCCATATAATCCCGATATGGCAAGGGATATAGAAGATAATCGAGGCAAGCTGGGGAAAGATATTGCAGCCGATGAAAGCAGGATTCCATACAATCATTCCTATACTTATACGGGACAAGACAGCGCAGAAAAAAATATTAATGAATTTGCTTGGAAAGATTTTGTTG
This Leptolyngbyaceae cyanobacterium DNA region includes the following protein-coding sequences:
- a CDS encoding AAA-like domain-containing protein, translated to MIVLQHQHRDKRRRGVILTLQGLQKLEAAKAESEFEDNNGIRYTLEQMSDRTRLAVNTVMKIYAREVGVDRKTLQRCFNAFNLELETSDYSWVFPQIDREEEAEELPTLQPPEENIEPEFPEGQVPLNSLFYVERDSIESDCYKTILQPGALIRIQAPRRTGKTSLMARILQKASEQGYRTVTIDFQLAERAIFEDLDKFLRWFCANVGLGLQLRNQIAEYWDELFGSQVSCKMYFEQYLLPSTTRPIVLALDDIDRLFAYPNLASDFFGLLRTWHEEAKNREIWRKLRLIVVHSTEMYISLTANKSPFNVGLPIELPPFNSEQVQDLAKRQELDWSAEDAEQLTAFVNGNPYLVRVALYHIGRGEATLDQTLQTSSISEGIYGDRLQRQLWTLQQEPELLAAFVRVVKSSTPVALDLVEAFKLQSMGLVNLQSNLATVSCELYRQYFSDRFSSS